Proteins encoded together in one Salvelinus namaycush isolate Seneca chromosome 26, SaNama_1.0, whole genome shotgun sequence window:
- the LOC120021162 gene encoding protein eva-1 homolog C-like: MRGAMSWSGSHGGLSCSGSGINLLYLSLLLWSSCSGMDGLADFSKYLSRITTSHSVHACDGQQLRLFCPRHSTISIQSAFYGRADARLCTNVDVTAADARAANYSCSAFTTLQVCLF, from the exons ATGCGAGGAGCCATGAGCTGGTCGGGTTCCCACGGCGGGCTGAGCTGCTCTGGGTCCGGGATTAACCTGCTCTACCTCTCGCTGCTGCTCTGGAGCTCCTGCTCTGGCATGGACGGACTGGCTGATTTCTCAA AATACCTGTCCCGGATCACTACCAGTCACTCTGTGCATGCGTGCGACGGGCAGCAGTTGCGTCTCTTCTGTCCACGCCACTCCACCATCTCTATCCAGTCGGCGTTTTACGGACGTGCCGACGCACGGCTCTGCACCAACGTCGACGTGACGGCTGCGGACGCCAGAGCGGCGAACTACAGCTGTTCCGCGTTTACTACCCTACAGGTGTGTTTGTTTTAG